In Acinonyx jubatus isolate Ajub_Pintada_27869175 chromosome A3, VMU_Ajub_asm_v1.0, whole genome shotgun sequence, a genomic segment contains:
- the LOC113595723 gene encoding uncharacterized protein LOC113595723, producing MNCPLGFASPEPARLRLPEEGSGSWEEPLMAPVTALLPPVLHPLEAPGPDSGKLLPPSILGGLAKLWFPWGAGEGEGSAASPGGARRRPYMARSPQPRRNLIPREGQGQGCREPMAGSASSSPQTPASWTRHLPAHRPDPQGGLGRGQRETGGNGAHRCVWRQPFSGPAVETGTLVPPLLSGHRGALARALSGGSGPPALWPPLRNGVPSLPASTERPLGLSAQVAFRRRAALWPLLGSHQPSSLEPAPSPRPCPMPLPHAPAPCPCPMPLHHTPAPWPLHHTPAPWSLHHGLCTTLLHHTPAPRSLHHSPCTTPLHHGPCTTPCTTPLHHDPYTMAPAPRPCTTPLHHGPCTTPLHHTPAPRPAPWSLHHTPAPWSLQHAPAPHPAPHPCTTVPAPHPCTMAPAPRPCTTPLHHGPCTTAPAPRPCTMAPAPHPAPHPCTMPLHHGPCTTPLRHTPAPHLAPHPCTTPLHHGSCTTPLHHDPCTTPLHHTLYHTLHHAPAPHPVPHPCTMPLHHTPAPRPAPHPCTMVPATRPCTTPLHHGPCTTPLRHTPAP from the exons GACCGGACTCCGGCAAGCTCCTTCCCCCCTCCATCCTTGGGGGCCTGGCCAAGCTCTGGTTCCCATGGGGGGCGGGCGAGGGTGAGGGCTCTGCCGCTTCTCCAGGAGGTGCCCGCAGACGGCCTTATATGGCCAGGAGTCCTCAGCCCAGGAGGAATCTGATCCCCCGggaagggcagggccagggctgcCGTGAGCCAATGGCTGGGAGCGCCTCCAGCAGCCCCCAGACCCCAGCCTCCTGGACCC GCCACCTGCCAGCCCACAGGCCAGACCCCCAGGGAGGCCTGGGCCGAGGGCAGAGGGAGACCGGTGGTAATGGCGCCCACCGCTGTGTTTGGCGGCAGCCATTTTCCGGGCCGGCTGTGGAGACCGGGACTCTTGTCCCCCCCCTGCTGTCTGG ACATCGGGGAGCCCTGGCCCGGGCGCTGTCCGGGGGCTCAGGCCCACCTGCCCTGTGGCCCCCACTGAGAAACGGGGTCCCTTCTCTGCCCGCCTCCACCGAGAGGCCTCTGGGCCTGTCAGCTCAGGTGGCTTTTCGGAGGCGAGCAGCCCTGTGGCCCCTGTTGGGAAGCCATCAGCCCTCAAGCCTGGAGCCGGCCCCTTCACCACGCCCCTGCCCCATGCCCCTGCCCCATGCCCCTGCACCATGCCCCTGCCCCATGCCCCTGCACCACACCCCTGCACCATGGCCCCTGCACCACACCCCTGCACCATGGTCCCTGCACCATGGTCTCTGCACCACGCTCCTGCACCACACCCCTGCACCACGGTCCCTGCACCACAGCCCCTGCACCACGCCCCTGCACCATGGGCCCTGCACCACACCCTGCACCACACCCCTGCACCATGACCCCTACACCATGGCCCCTGCACCACGCCCCTGCACCACACCCCTGCACCATGGTCCCTGTACCACGCCCCTGCACCACACCCCTGCACCACGCCCTGCACCATGGTCCCTGCACCACACCCCTGCACCATGGTCCCTGCAACATGCCCCTGCACCACACCCTGCACCACATCCCTGCACCACGGTCCCTGCACCACACCCCTGCACCATGGCCCCTGCACCACGCCCCTGCACCACACCCCTGCACCACGGTCCCTGCACCACAGCCCCTGCACCACGCCCCTGCACCATGGCCCCTGCACCACACCCTGCACCACACCCCTGCACCATGCCCCTGCACCATGGCCCCTGCACCACACCCCTGCGCCACACCCCTGCACCACACCTTGCACCACACCCCTGCACCACACCCCTGCACCATGGTTCCTGCACCACGCCCCTGCACCATGACCCCTGCACCACGCCCCTGCACCACACCCTGTACCACACCTTGCACCACGCCCCTGCACCACACCCTGTACCACACCCCTGCACCATGCCCCTGCACCACACCCCTGCACCACGCCCTGCTCCACACCCCTGCACCATGGTCCCTGCAACACGCCCCTGCACCACACCCCTGCACCATGGTCCCTGCACCACGCCCCTGCGCCACACCCCTGCACCATGA
- the CABLES2 gene encoding CDK5 and ABL1 enzyme substrate 2 isoform X3 — translation MAKGSSSLPERLAGIWGLCFAWQGLGEMGHPGPPLPGQVCTKGLRGQPLRSDGHGAGERLRRRVASQRCSLEFLEDAVGCASVQRTKHISGSPRHKGLKKTHFIKNMRQYDTRNSRIVLICAKRSLCAAFSVLPYGEGLRVSDLRVDGQKQRHPSGGVSVSSEMVFELEGVELGADGKVVSYAKFLYPTNALVTHKTDSHGLPPQPRPSIPRALPGSRYKPTPAKSAPAGTDLGTDAGDTLEYNPNLLDDPQWPCGKHKRVLIFASYMTTVIEYVKPSDLKKDMNETFREKFPHIKLTLSKIRSLKREMRNLSEECSLEPVTVSMAYVYFEKLVLQGKLNKQNRKLCAGACVLLAAKISSDLRRSEVKQLIDKLEERFRFNRRDLIGFEFTVLVALELALYLPEGQVLPHYRRLTQQF, via the exons ATGGCCAAGGGGTCTTCAAGCCTCCCTGAGCGGTTGGCTGGAATTTGGGGTTTGTGCTTTGCCTGGCAGGGACTTGGCGAGATGGGGCACCCAGGACCACCACTCCCTGGACAGGTGTGCACCAAGGGTCTGCGAGGTCAGCCGCTGCGCTCGGATGGGCACGGAGCAGGAGAGCGTCTCAG ACGGCGAGTTGCCTCCCAGCGCTGCTCTCTCGAGTTCCTGGAAGATGCTGTGGGATGTGCCTCCGTTCAGAG AACCAAACACATATCCGGCTCCCCAAGACATAAAGGCCTAAAGAAGACTCACTTCATCAAGAACATGCGACAGTACGACACGAGGAACAGCAG GATCGTGCTGATCTGTGCCAAGCGCTCCCTGTGTGCAGCCTTCTCGGTCCTGCCCTATGGAGAAGGCCTGCGGGTCAG TGACCTGCGGGTGGACGGCCAGAAGCAGAGGCATCCGTCAGGCGGCGTCTCCGTGTCTTCCGAGATGGTCTTTGAGCTGGAGGGCGTCGAGCTGGGAGCAGATGGGAAG GTGGTGTCTTATGCCAAGTTCTTGTACCCTACCAACGCCCTGGTCACTCACAAGACAGACAGCCACGGCCTGCCACCCCAGCCCCGGCCCAGCATCCCCCGGGCTCTGCCAGGGTCAAGATACAAACCTACCCCAGCCAAGTCAGCACCAGCCGGCACGGATCTAG GGACTGACGCAGGGGACACGCTGGAGTATAACCCCAACCTCCTGGACGACCCACAATGGCCCTGTGGCAAGCACAAGCGGGTCCTCATCTTCGCGTCTTACATG ACCACGGTAATAGAGTACGTGAAGCCCTCTGACCTCAAGAAGGACATGAATGAGACCTTCCGGGAGAAGTTCCCACACATCAAACTGACACTGAGCAAAATCAGGAG TTTAAAACGGGAGATGCGGAACCTCTCTGAGGagtgcagcctggagcctgtgacGGTGTCCATGGCCTACGTGTACTTCGAGAAGCTCGTCCTGCAGGGCAAACTCAACAAGCAGAACCGCAAGCTATGCGCCGGGGCGTGCGTGCTGCTCGCCGCCAAGATCAGCAGCGACCTCCGCAGGAGCGAGGTGAAGCAGCTCATCGAC aagctggaggaaaggTTTCGGTTCAACAGAAGGGATCTGATCGGGTTTGAGTTCACGGTGCTGGTGGCCTTGGAACTCGCGCTCTACCTTCCCGAGGGCCAGGTGTTACCTCACTACAGACGCCTCACGCAGCAGTTCTAg
- the CABLES2 gene encoding CDK5 and ABL1 enzyme substrate 2 isoform X1 translates to MAAAAADGAPGPAPGPARAPPPAGPGPAARVPPQAPRRRGDSRRRQAALFFLNNISLDGRPPSLGPGGEKAPPPPPPPPPPPAEAHEPPAPPPGPPGPEPSSRGAPPPPPPPPAPPASLPGLPGIAGRASAPQGLLSPAPAPAPAPAGLGLGLGLGLGLDGQRQRDLARWGTQDHHSLDRRRVASQRCSLEFLEDAVGCASVQRTKHISGSPRHKGLKKTHFIKNMRQYDTRNSRIVLICAKRSLCAAFSVLPYGEGLRVSDLRVDGQKQRHPSGGVSVSSEMVFELEGVELGADGKVVSYAKFLYPTNALVTHKTDSHGLPPQPRPSIPRALPGSRYKPTPAKSAPAGTDLGTDAGDTLEYNPNLLDDPQWPCGKHKRVLIFASYMTTVIEYVKPSDLKKDMNETFREKFPHIKLTLSKIRSLKREMRNLSEECSLEPVTVSMAYVYFEKLVLQGKLNKQNRKLCAGACVLLAAKISSDLRRSEVKQLIDKLEERFRFNRRDLIGFEFTVLVALELALYLPEGQVLPHYRRLTQQF, encoded by the exons ATGGCCGCGGCCGCGGCGGATGGAGCCCCGggcccggcccccggccccgccagggccccgccgcccgccggccccggccccgccgccaGGGTCCCGCCGCAGGCGCCCCGGAGGCGCGGGGACTCGCGGCGCCGCCAGGCCGCGCTCTTCTTCCTCAACAACATCTCCCTGGACGGCCGGCCCCCGAGCCTGGGCCCGGGCGGAGAGAaagccccgccgccgccgcccccgccgccgccgccgcccgccgagGCCCACgagccgcccgcgccgccgccgggACCCCCGGGACCCGAGCCCTCCTCCCGCGGGgccccgccgcctccgccgccgccgcccgcgccccccgccAGCCTGCCCGGGCTGCCCGGGATCGCGGGCAGGGCGTCGGCGCCCCAGGGCCTGCTCAgccccgcgcccgcccccgcccccgcgcccgccggcctcggcctcggcctcGGCCTGGGGCTCGGGCTGGACGGGCAACGCCAGAG GGACTTGGCGAGATGGGGCACCCAGGACCACCACTCCCTGGACAG ACGGCGAGTTGCCTCCCAGCGCTGCTCTCTCGAGTTCCTGGAAGATGCTGTGGGATGTGCCTCCGTTCAGAG AACCAAACACATATCCGGCTCCCCAAGACATAAAGGCCTAAAGAAGACTCACTTCATCAAGAACATGCGACAGTACGACACGAGGAACAGCAG GATCGTGCTGATCTGTGCCAAGCGCTCCCTGTGTGCAGCCTTCTCGGTCCTGCCCTATGGAGAAGGCCTGCGGGTCAG TGACCTGCGGGTGGACGGCCAGAAGCAGAGGCATCCGTCAGGCGGCGTCTCCGTGTCTTCCGAGATGGTCTTTGAGCTGGAGGGCGTCGAGCTGGGAGCAGATGGGAAG GTGGTGTCTTATGCCAAGTTCTTGTACCCTACCAACGCCCTGGTCACTCACAAGACAGACAGCCACGGCCTGCCACCCCAGCCCCGGCCCAGCATCCCCCGGGCTCTGCCAGGGTCAAGATACAAACCTACCCCAGCCAAGTCAGCACCAGCCGGCACGGATCTAG GGACTGACGCAGGGGACACGCTGGAGTATAACCCCAACCTCCTGGACGACCCACAATGGCCCTGTGGCAAGCACAAGCGGGTCCTCATCTTCGCGTCTTACATG ACCACGGTAATAGAGTACGTGAAGCCCTCTGACCTCAAGAAGGACATGAATGAGACCTTCCGGGAGAAGTTCCCACACATCAAACTGACACTGAGCAAAATCAGGAG TTTAAAACGGGAGATGCGGAACCTCTCTGAGGagtgcagcctggagcctgtgacGGTGTCCATGGCCTACGTGTACTTCGAGAAGCTCGTCCTGCAGGGCAAACTCAACAAGCAGAACCGCAAGCTATGCGCCGGGGCGTGCGTGCTGCTCGCCGCCAAGATCAGCAGCGACCTCCGCAGGAGCGAGGTGAAGCAGCTCATCGAC aagctggaggaaaggTTTCGGTTCAACAGAAGGGATCTGATCGGGTTTGAGTTCACGGTGCTGGTGGCCTTGGAACTCGCGCTCTACCTTCCCGAGGGCCAGGTGTTACCTCACTACAGACGCCTCACGCAGCAGTTCTAg
- the CABLES2 gene encoding CDK5 and ABL1 enzyme substrate 2 isoform X2 — MAAAAADGAPGPAPGPARAPPPAGPGPAARVPPQAPRRRGDSRRRQAALFFLNNISLDGRPPSLGPGGEKAPPPPPPPPPPPAEAHEPPAPPPGPPGPEPSSRGAPPPPPPPPAPPASLPGLPGIAGRASAPQGLLSPAPAPAPAPAGLGLGLGLGLGLDGQRQRRRVASQRCSLEFLEDAVGCASVQRTKHISGSPRHKGLKKTHFIKNMRQYDTRNSRIVLICAKRSLCAAFSVLPYGEGLRVSDLRVDGQKQRHPSGGVSVSSEMVFELEGVELGADGKVVSYAKFLYPTNALVTHKTDSHGLPPQPRPSIPRALPGSRYKPTPAKSAPAGTDLGTDAGDTLEYNPNLLDDPQWPCGKHKRVLIFASYMTTVIEYVKPSDLKKDMNETFREKFPHIKLTLSKIRSLKREMRNLSEECSLEPVTVSMAYVYFEKLVLQGKLNKQNRKLCAGACVLLAAKISSDLRRSEVKQLIDKLEERFRFNRRDLIGFEFTVLVALELALYLPEGQVLPHYRRLTQQF, encoded by the exons ATGGCCGCGGCCGCGGCGGATGGAGCCCCGggcccggcccccggccccgccagggccccgccgcccgccggccccggccccgccgccaGGGTCCCGCCGCAGGCGCCCCGGAGGCGCGGGGACTCGCGGCGCCGCCAGGCCGCGCTCTTCTTCCTCAACAACATCTCCCTGGACGGCCGGCCCCCGAGCCTGGGCCCGGGCGGAGAGAaagccccgccgccgccgcccccgccgccgccgccgcccgccgagGCCCACgagccgcccgcgccgccgccgggACCCCCGGGACCCGAGCCCTCCTCCCGCGGGgccccgccgcctccgccgccgccgcccgcgccccccgccAGCCTGCCCGGGCTGCCCGGGATCGCGGGCAGGGCGTCGGCGCCCCAGGGCCTGCTCAgccccgcgcccgcccccgcccccgcgcccgccggcctcggcctcggcctcGGCCTGGGGCTCGGGCTGGACGGGCAACGCCAGAG ACGGCGAGTTGCCTCCCAGCGCTGCTCTCTCGAGTTCCTGGAAGATGCTGTGGGATGTGCCTCCGTTCAGAG AACCAAACACATATCCGGCTCCCCAAGACATAAAGGCCTAAAGAAGACTCACTTCATCAAGAACATGCGACAGTACGACACGAGGAACAGCAG GATCGTGCTGATCTGTGCCAAGCGCTCCCTGTGTGCAGCCTTCTCGGTCCTGCCCTATGGAGAAGGCCTGCGGGTCAG TGACCTGCGGGTGGACGGCCAGAAGCAGAGGCATCCGTCAGGCGGCGTCTCCGTGTCTTCCGAGATGGTCTTTGAGCTGGAGGGCGTCGAGCTGGGAGCAGATGGGAAG GTGGTGTCTTATGCCAAGTTCTTGTACCCTACCAACGCCCTGGTCACTCACAAGACAGACAGCCACGGCCTGCCACCCCAGCCCCGGCCCAGCATCCCCCGGGCTCTGCCAGGGTCAAGATACAAACCTACCCCAGCCAAGTCAGCACCAGCCGGCACGGATCTAG GGACTGACGCAGGGGACACGCTGGAGTATAACCCCAACCTCCTGGACGACCCACAATGGCCCTGTGGCAAGCACAAGCGGGTCCTCATCTTCGCGTCTTACATG ACCACGGTAATAGAGTACGTGAAGCCCTCTGACCTCAAGAAGGACATGAATGAGACCTTCCGGGAGAAGTTCCCACACATCAAACTGACACTGAGCAAAATCAGGAG TTTAAAACGGGAGATGCGGAACCTCTCTGAGGagtgcagcctggagcctgtgacGGTGTCCATGGCCTACGTGTACTTCGAGAAGCTCGTCCTGCAGGGCAAACTCAACAAGCAGAACCGCAAGCTATGCGCCGGGGCGTGCGTGCTGCTCGCCGCCAAGATCAGCAGCGACCTCCGCAGGAGCGAGGTGAAGCAGCTCATCGAC aagctggaggaaaggTTTCGGTTCAACAGAAGGGATCTGATCGGGTTTGAGTTCACGGTGCTGGTGGCCTTGGAACTCGCGCTCTACCTTCCCGAGGGCCAGGTGTTACCTCACTACAGACGCCTCACGCAGCAGTTCTAg
- the RPS21 gene encoding 40S ribosomal protein S21, with amino-acid sequence MQNDAGEFVDLYVPRKCSASNRIIGAKDHASIQMNVAEVDKVTGRFNGQFKTYAICGAIRRMGESDDSILRLAKADGIVSKNF; translated from the exons ATGCAGAACGACGCCGGAGAGTTCGTGGACCTGTACGTGCCGCGGAAATG ctccGCCAGTAACCGCATCATCGGCGCCAAGGACCACGCGTCCATCCAGATGAACGTGGCCGAG GTTGACAAGGTGACGGGTAGATTTAACGGCCAGTTTAAAACCTATGCGATCTGCGGGGCTATCCGGAGGATG GGTGAGTCTGATGACTCCATTCTACGACTGGCCAAGGCCGATGGCATCGTTTCAAA GAACTTCTGA